Proteins co-encoded in one Arachis hypogaea cultivar Tifrunner chromosome 11, arahy.Tifrunner.gnm2.J5K5, whole genome shotgun sequence genomic window:
- the LOC140176141 gene encoding uncharacterized protein has translation MDNENIEDANLEDRTNVIHDLEIQVHQVTSTDVYQPEPIQILTRVREELEKRQNICVTSLTYVTVHALCTLELLSRYRPRQINDENLERENRRAQLMIQLLKSDKCRDVIRMSPEAFQLLCQKLRGTGRVKDSTRSTVEEKVAKFLHIIGHNVKTRTMSFFFHHSGETISRHFHNVLHAILSLEEDFFKQPSGEDVQYEIFHNSRFYPFFKDCIGAIDGTHSRVKVPRMEAPRFHGRKDHPTQNVLAACGFDMKFTYVLSGWEGTASDSRILKDVLSREYPLRIPEEKFYLGDAGFMLKPGVFTPYRGVRYHLKEYSVREPQNPKELFNHRHSSLRNVIERCFGVLKKRFPIIAGDTEPYYSFETMRDIFLACCILHNFLMGVDVDQSIIEAIDRELLQERNIDLI, from the exons ATGGATAACGAAAATATCGAAGATGCTAATTTAGAAGATAGAACGAACGTCATACATGACTTAGAAATTCAAGTACATCAAGTCACTTCTACTGACGTATATCAACCTGAACCAATACAAATCTTAACTCGTGTCAGGGAAGAGTTAGAAAAGAGACAAAATATTTGTGTCACATCTCTTACATATGTTACGGTGCATGCATTGTGTACGTTGGAATTATTATCACGATATAGGCCTAGGCAAATTAATGACGAAAACTTGGAAAGAGAAAACAGGCGTGCTCAGTTAATGATACAGTTATTGAAGTCTGACAAATGTCGAGATGTCATACGTATGAGCCCTGAAGCATTTCAACTGTTGTGTCAAAAGTTAAGAGGAACTGGTAGAGTAAAGGATTCAACTCGATCTACGGTTGAAGAGAAAGTAGCTAAATTCCTACATATTATAGGGCACAATGTGAAAACTAGGACCATGTCTTTCTTCTTTCACCACTCAGGGGAGACAATTAGTCGCCACTTTCACAACGTCCTACATGCTATTCTATCATTAGAGGAAGACTTCTTCAAACAACCGTCTGGTGAGGATGTTCAGTATGAAATATTTCATAATAGTCGATTCTATCCGTTTTTCAAG GACTGCATTGGAGCCATAGATGGTACTCATAGTCGTGTGAAGGTACCAAGGATGGAAGCCCCTCGTTTTCATGGAAGAAAAGATCACCCCACACAAAATGTGTTAGCTGCCTGCGGGTTTGATATGAAATTCACATATGTGTTGTCTGGTTGGGAAGGAACCGCCTCTGACTCGAGAATTTTAAAAGATGTTCTAAGTAGGGAATATCCACTTCGAATCCCCGAAG AAAAATTTTATCTAGGGGATGCTGGATTTATGCTAAAGCCTGGGGTATTTACACCATATAGAGGTGTTCGGTATCACCTAAAAGAGTATTCAGTACGTGAGCCCCAAAATCCGAAAGAACTATTCAACCATCGCCATTCTTCATTACGAAATGTCATCGAAAGATGTTTTGGAGTTCTAAAGAAAAGATTCCCAATTATAGCTGGTGACACTGAACCTTATTATTCGTTTGAAACTATGAGAGATATTTTTTTGGCATGTTGTATATTGCATAACTTTTTGATGGGTGTCGATGTTGATCAATCTATAATTGAGGCGATTGACCGAGAATTGCTACAAGAACGCAACATAGACCTCATATAG
- the LOC140176142 gene encoding uncharacterized protein, which produces MDKSILIPFPSMVRKAKKTLEFDLNMLQVFKKVEVTIPLLDAIQQILKYAKFLKDLCTHKDRISELEILSLGSSTSSLMKPIPEKYSDPGPCLVSCRICGVAFYDCMCDLGACVSIMPLCIFARLKLAPLKRSAAKFALADKSVITIVGIAEDVLVTIKELVFPVDFYILEMSWMDKGSSSSIFLGRPFLKTSKFKLDAFTGIYSFEVGDKTIKFNLEEAMRHPP; this is translated from the coding sequence ATGGATAAATCCATTCTCATTCCATTTCCCTCCATGGTAAGGAAGGCTAAGAAAACTCTGGAGTTTGACCTAAACATGCTTCAAgtattcaagaaggttgaggtaaccatcccacTTCTTGATGCCATTCAACAAATTCTGAAGTATGCTAAGTTTTTAAAGGACTTGTGCACACACAAAGATAGAATTAGTGAGTTGGAAATATTGTCATTGGGTAGTTCCACTTCTTCATTGATGAAGCCTATTCCGGAAAAGTACAGTGACCCCGGACCATGTTTAGTATCTTGTCGGATCTGTGGAGTTGCTTTttatgactgcatgtgtgatttgggGGCTTGTGTGAGTATCATGCCACTCTGTATATTTGCAAGGTTGAAGTTAGCCCCATTGAAAAGGTCGGCCGCCAAATTTGCCTTAGCCGACAAGAGTGTGATCACCATAGTAGGGATAGCGGAAGATGTGCTTGTGACAATCAAGGAATTAGTATTTCCGGTTGACTTTTATATCCTTGAAATGTCTTGGATGGATAAGGGAAGTTCTTCCTCAATTTTTCTTGGTagacctttcttgaagacctctaaatttaaattggatGCCTTCACCGGCATATACTCTTTTGAGGTAGgtgacaagactatcaagtttaaCTTGGAAGAGGCCATGAGACATCCACCTTAA
- the LOC112721468 gene encoding uncharacterized protein, with protein sequence MSPFRIVYGKACHLPVEIEPRAYWVVKQCNMDFTKAGIARKLQLEELKCLRLEANENARIYKEQTKVFHDHHIRKKDFQEGDEVILYNSRLRFMLEKLRSRWDGPFKVKEVKPYGVVELFHPQSGATFKVNGHRVKKYHGYKSPKELQVFLLKDAPRRGES encoded by the coding sequence atgagtccctttcggatTGTCTATGGGAAGGCATGCCACCTCCCGGTTGAAATTGAACCTAGGGCCTATTGGGTGGTTAAGCAATGCAATATGGATTTCACCAAGGCAGGGATAGCGAGGAAACTACAATTAGAAGAACTCAAATGCCTTAGGTTAGAGGCCAATGAGAATGCAAGGATTTATAAGGAGCAAACTAAGGTATTCCATGATCACCATATCCGCAAGAAAGATTTTCAAGAGGGTGATGAAGTTATTCTGTACAACTCAAGACTCAGATTCATGCTCGAAAAGCTCCGGTCAAGGTGGGATGGTCCGTTTAAAGTGAAGGAAGTGAAGCCCTATGGTGTGGTCGAGCTATTCCACCCTCAAAGTGGTGCAACATTCAAAGTGAACGGCCACAGGGTAAAGAAGTACCATGGTTATAAGTCACCGAAGGAGTTGCAGGTGTTCCTACTTAAGGATGCACCCAGAAGAGGAGAATCTTAA